A section of the Dromaius novaehollandiae isolate bDroNov1 chromosome 6, bDroNov1.hap1, whole genome shotgun sequence genome encodes:
- the DNAJC12 gene encoding dnaJ homolog subfamily C member 12, whose translation MDAILNCSPDDLEDYYNLLGCDELSTVEQILAEFKIKALECHPDKHPGNPKAVESFQKLQQAKDTLANEESRARYDYWRRSKITIPFQQWEALSNSVKTSMHWAVQRKKDQMLEAPVNNSSNITSEIWTQQTENSEDGLSDGSREQEDFAIPDVKPQSSKSPDSPRFSEANYWHLRFRWSGDAPSELLRKFRNYEI comes from the exons ATGGATGCGATTTTGAACTGCAGCCCGGATGACTTGGAAGATTACTACAACTTGCTGGGGTGTGATGAACTGTCCACG GTTGAACAAATTCTTGCAGAATTTAAGATTAAAGCCCTTGAATGTCATCCTGACAAACATCCTGGAAACCCCAAAGCAG TGGAGAGTTTTCAGAAGCTGCAGCAAGCTAAGGATACTCTTGCTAATGAAGAGAGTCGAGCTCGCTATGATTACTGGCGACGGAGCAAGATTACCATTCCGTTCCAGCAGTGGGAGGCCCTGAGCAATTCGGTGAAGACG tcAATGCATTGGGCTGTCCAAAGAAAGAAGGACCAAATGCTGGAAGCTCCCGTGAACAATAGCAGCAACATAACTAGTGAGATTTGGACCCAACAGACTGAAAACAGTGAAGACGGATTGTCAGATGGGAGCAGGGAGCAAGAAGATTTTGCAATTCCTGATGTGAAACCGCAGTCTTCAAAGAGTCCAGACTCCCCAA gatTTTCAGAGGCAAATTACTGGCACTTGCGTTTCCGCTGGTCAGGGGATGCTCCATCAGAGCTTCTGAGGAAATTCAGAAACTATGAAATCTAA